The following nucleotide sequence is from Cyclobacteriaceae bacterium.
GGGTTGATACACTTCAAGGGAGGTATTGATTTTCAGTTGACGGGCGTATACCTGGCACCGGACGTGATACCACAGGGAAAGATCTATTCACGATTCAATCTGGACATCGGAGTAAAGAAGACGATACAGAATGGCAAGGGTGAAATATTCCTGAATGCAACGGACATTGCCAATACGTTGAGGGTCAAACGAGATGTTCAGGGTGATGGCTTCCGATATACCAGCACGGATTTTTATGAAACGCAGGTGATACGGACTGGTTATAATTTCAAATTCTAAATAAGCTCGAATATGTGGTGGATCTTTGCACGTTGATCATTACGGGAGTATTTGTGCTGCTTTAATCTACCTTTGCCACAATGGCCGGCATCTTAGTTGAGGTAATAGTATCCTGGATATTACTCTGGGTTGTCTGCAAAGAACATCTGCCTGCGTTGGGGATTACGCCCACAAGATTCAGAATGATTCATCTTTTTGGAGGGTTGCTGGTGGCAGCGGCGTGTTGTGCGGCGTATGAAATCATGACAACGGCATTTGGCAACAATCAATGGATATTAAATAGTGAGATAACCGGGTCTGCAATTCTGGAAGGCTCGAGATACACGCTGGTCTCCGTTTTATATGAAGAGCTGATCTTCAGGGGAGCTTTGCTGTATATCGCTATAAAAAAACTTGGTGTAACGAAGGCGTGCTTTCTCTCAGCAAGCTGTTTTGGAATTTACCACTGGTTTACGTTCAATACGTTGGGAAATCCGGTGATGATGGTGATTACTTTTCTGATGACAGGTATTGCAGGACTCGCCTGGGCTTTTGCTTTTGCCAAAACAGGTTCTATGTATTTACCGATGGGTCTGCACCTGGGATGGAACCTGTGCAATATGGTTTTGTTTTCAAGCGGGTCTTCTGTTCAATCAATTCTCGTACGGGCTAATGAGAACAAGGCACAGGGGGTTACTTCATTATTTATTTTTCTGTTTCAGGTTTTGGCGCTGCCGCTGATTACGTACTGGTATTTGAAGAGAGGGATTGGTGAAAAGCTCCGTTAGGAGCGCCCTGTTCCTAAGAGTCACTTCAGGATCTTCAATTGAGCGAAGATGTGATTTATTATTCAATCCTCTTGCACTCTTTACTTTCACCATCCGCTACCCAGTAAACGAGATTATCTTTCAACTTAAGCGAAACACCATACAATCTTAAGAAAAGACCATTCTCTTTTAATGGTATTAACTCGTGCGCAGTTTTGCTATTGTTATATTTGAAGTATAAGGTATTTTGTGATTCATAAATCGAAAAGGCAGTAGCAGCATCCAGTTGGAATTTCCCCACCCATTTCTGTTTGCTGGAATTCCCAATTTTCTGGGTATTTCTGATTTCGGGCTCTTCATAATCTTTGCCATAATAGATGGCTGCGAGATCCTTTTTCATCCTGTTAAAAACATAGCTTTCTATGTTGCCCAGGTAAATAATCATTAGCCCATCTTTTAGATAATAGGAAGTATAGGCAATAAAGCCGTCGGTTCTGCCCGACTGTTCAATCAAATCATATCCAAAATAATTTCTTGAAGCCCATCCGTATAGCGCTTTACGAATGTCGAATACCCTTGACGAAAAGACCTGATTTGTCCATTTATATATGTCGTGAGACGTGGAACTTAGAAAACCACTGCCGATTAAATTCTCAATAAAGTAGGGAGCTACTTTCTCTGTTTCACGATTGTGCATTATTTTATATCCTGCTGCGCTGCCCGCTTTTTCATAATCAGCAAAATGGTCGATAGAGGTATTAAGCAAACCCTGGGGCTTTAGTATTTGGTCCTGAAGGAGTAATTCAAATTTTTTATTTTTAACTAGTTCCGCAATATATGCCAGCAAGGTATAGCCTGAATTAGAATAACTATTTGCAGAACCAGGCGGAAAATCCAAAGGTTTGTCTTTAAACAAATTTACCATTTCACTCAACTTCATGGGTGCCTTCATCTTCTCCGCAAAATCAGGAAATGAAGCATAGTCGGGTATTCCAGAACGGTGTCGCAATAAATGTTCAATCGTAATCTTATTACCGTTTGGGTACCCTGGAATAAATTTAGTTACGGTATCCTTAAACGTCAGCAACCCCTCCTCTACCAATTGAGTGATGATAGCGGCGGTAAATGTTTTAGTTATCGATGATATCCTGAAACGGGTATCGATAGTGTTTAATTTCTTTGCAGAAGCATTTCCATAAGCTTTCTGAAACAGAATGGAATCTTTTTTTGCTATCAGAACTGTGCCTGAAAAGTCATTATTCTTTACATGCTGAAGAATGTAATTGTCAAATGATTTCGTCAATTCCTTTCGTACTGTCGGCTGGGAAATAGAGCCAGCGGATATTAACAATGCAGGGAATAAAATTTTAACTGTTTTGATTATATCCATTACTCCTGTTTTAATGCATCGGGTTGCCATCGAACAAAAAACCCACGCTCATACTTCAATACTAAATTGATTTAGTAATAAAAGCTATCCCCATTGTGTTGGATACTTGAAAAATCCCCCAATCTGTTTTTAAAGAAACCCCTGAAAATTGAGAACACGCTTTGCACAAACATGTCCTTCGGGTGCGAGACCAATTTGATTGTATGGAAAACAGAAGCGTGGAAATACAATTTTTCGGGACTTCACGAATTAATTTGTGTTATAACGGTTTACAAAATGGCTACTCTCAAAGAAAAGTTAGTACGTCTAATGCATGGTGGAAACATTCCACTGATTGCAACGCAAGAAAAAGTAAGTTTTCCTTTGATCGAACGGATGTATAAGAAGATGAAACTCGGAATAATGTTTCCAACCATACGCATTCATGAAAATGCTATCATTGAAGGTCATCATCGCTATCTTGCATCGCTTCTTGCAGAATGTGAAGTCGAACGAGGGCAAGGAATACGACCATTAGTAAAACAGGATATACATTGGTGCAATGTTCAACTATTGGAAGAAGACTATTACACAGATACTAAAATCAAGATTTTGAATGATGACGATGCAAAATATCTGAGCATAAGCGTTGAGGCATTACTTGAAAAAATAAAATAAATTTCTACGTACCTTTGCTAACATGTTGGTTTTTCTTGACATCGATGGTGTTATGGTTCCAGCTAAAGGCTGGAAAACTCCAGAATTGCTGGAAGATGGATTTCCTGTGTTTACCCAGGAGTCTACCACTGCATTGAAGAGTCTTCTTTCATCAGAAACGCGGGTTATTCTCAGCACTAGTCATCGGTACAGGTATTCCGTTACTCAATGGAAACAAATATTTGAGAAACGTGGTCTTCGAATTACAAGGCTGGGGCGACTTGCATCTGCGGCTACACCTTCAAAAAGAAAAGATGAAATTCAAGGGTGGTTTAACTCGCACCCTATTCCTAAAGAATTTATCATTCTTGATGACGACAAGTCGTTGCATTCATTACCTGAGTCACTTAAGAATCATTGGGTTGAAACTCCTTCGTTGGTGGGACTTACAACCAAGAATCTGAAGGAGGCAATTTCTCAGTTGGCACTTTCATAGTTTAATCTACCGTAAGCAGGTCCTCCAGGATTATTAGCCCACTGATCCTGAAACGTTACAACCTTACATGTACTTGGTATATCGAAATCCGTAAAATGACGCGCTATAGAATATGGAGTTCTTCTAAAGCCCAGATAGACGTCAACACAAGCAGCAAAAATTATCAATGACAATAGCAATAATTTTTTCATACCTGTCTCAACGTGAATTTTACCGGGCTTTAATTTTATTCTTTAGGCAATTTTCGAAGATTATTGCCTCTTACTCTCCGTAAAGAATCTTCACGTTTCATATTGTAGCTCACTTCAATACTAGCTAAAGATAAGTAAAACAGGCCGCTCTATTTAGTTGCAACAAGTTACTTATACAATCCCTAACAGACAGAGACTTTTTGAGAATTATTCCTTTATAGAATTATGGTACAATCCTTGCCTCACAGGGATATGCGCAGAATTGAAATTGCATTATTATGCTATCGCTATATCGCGGTGCCTTCCATTGTTACTTCTCTTATAATTTCGCTTCATCTTCTATATTCACAAAATCCTTACTTCCTTCTTTTCGCGATTGTTGAAAAGGCAGTGACAACAGCCCTTCTTGTCTCATACATTTTAATTTTCAGATCAGACCGGTTTTACTTCTTTCACAACGCCGGCTTTAGCATTTATCTAATCTGCGGATCAATCGTCCTCGTTGACTTATTCATTGCAGCTATATTTTTCAGTCTAAGCATGATTATTTTATGAACGTCCTTGAATTTGACAGCCTGCATCTTGAATTCGGAATGAGACGCGTACTTTCTTCCATTTATATGAAATGCGAGACAGGAAAGATCACCGCTTTGCTTGGTCGAAATGGCTCAGGGAAATCGTGTCTTATGAAAATTGTATTCGGCTCCATGAGTGCTGAGCACAAATCCATACGAATCAACGGAGTTCCATTGATTGGAAATCATCTAAGTAAACAATTGATCTCCTATCTTCCGCAAGGACATTTTATTCCGGATTTTATAAGCATCAGAAAAGCTTTCGAGTTGTTTCAGGTCAGGACAGATGTTATACAGGATTCTTTTGCCGATATTCAGGACCTTTCAACAAAAAAGGCAGGGGAGCTTTCCTTCGGTCAGCTACGGCTTCTTGAGGTGTGTCTTATGTTGTATTCACCTCACCCCTTCTGCATTCTGGACGAACCATTTTCCGGCATGGCGCCGCTGCAAATAGAAAAACTTCAGACACTCATAAAAGCGGCCAGTATCCATAAAGGAATTCTGATCACGGATCACCTTCATGAGCAGGTGCGATCTATTGCTGACAATGTATATGTATTAAGCAATGGAGCAACGCATCTGATTAAGGAGCGGGAAGAACTGGTAAGATTCGGGTATCTGAGTACCTGAAAACCAGTGAAGGTCAGGCAATGTGTGATATGCTTGTAGCTTCAGACGGAGACCTGTTGAGTGAAATTTCTACCGGGTTGTTGTCCTCGTTAATGATAACAATTCGCAGTCCTTTATTTTGGAAGTGATTACAGTATAGGTTCTAATGTAATTGAAGCAGGAATATTCAAGGAATCTTTAGCCTTTTGGAATTCAATCTTTCCTAGCGGTCCGATAAGTCGTTTGTCTTTATGAACTACTATCCAATAGTACGTAGAATCAAAACCAGATTTGGTGCTTCTTGCGTTGATCTTCACCATCACCGTTTACTGTCTGGTCTGGCAAGTACACGGGTTAACATGGCAACGGGTTAAGATTATGTTCGTGCTGAATGATTGAGTTATTACCCAACCCTTACTAACGAATGAATCTAATGCAATCTCTAATGCAGATGTACTGCTGTAATCTTCCAACTTAATGACCTTTACCAGTGATTCAATTGGCAATACTGGTCGTCCTTTCTCTTTTCTTTTCATTCCTATAAATACTCAAGAATGTGCATAGATTGTTAAGAAGATGTGCGTCAATCCATCCAAAAGGCTCATAGTGAACTTATATTTGCCATACAACTAAACAATTAACAAATGGAAAATACAGATGATTTAAAAGGTAAAAGCTTCGATTCAATCAATTCAATCTTAGCGAATAGCTTAGATTCTAATGCACTTCTTTCAACCTGCTTGGATGTATTAATAGCCGTTCATAATGATGGTAAAACAGAAGAAGAAAAGGCAGCTTACTTCAAGAAAATCAATGAGAAATTAGCTGAGCACAGGAAAGAAGCTAACTTGAATTTAATACCAGTAAAAAAGTAACATTATGAATGACCTTATTTCAACCATTGCAATTTGTGTACAGGCTGCTGGGTCTATTGCACTATTTATTATAATTCAACGTCAGAATAGATTTTTCAAAACTCAGATAAATGTGCAGGAAGGTATTATTAATAGTATGAAAACCTATTCCAGTCTTATCGATGTCGAAGAGTTGAAAAAATTTGTTGATCTATCCAAACAAACTATGAGAATGGAAACTGACAAAGAAAAGGTAGAATTACAGACAAAGGTTAATGAAGTAGAAAAAGAACTTAAAGAAAAGACTTCTTCACACAATGTAAAATACGAATCAATTGTTGTCGCATTTGGATTGTTGATAGTAAGAACTCTTACAAGGGAAAGAAGACAAATTTATATTAATAATTATCCCGATCATAAAAAGGATTTAGTAAGCATCGTCAATAAATTTGAAATGTACATTGAATCAGAAGGTAAAGATCTCTCCTTGGAAAGTAAATTGGATGTTGCATTAAAACAAACAGAGAAAGCATTAGATATGTTAAGTCCAAAGATAGTTTCAGCCGTTATAAATCCTTAATTAATCCTTTTCTGATAATCATTACCAGACAACGGCAAAGGATTATCTTCCAAATACTTTAATTTCTGTTCAACAGTTTTCTTATAGGCCTTATCCTTTCGGAGAAAATAGATTGAACTGATTATTGTACCTGATACAATGTCTTTCAGAATCATAATCTAAAGTTATGAAAGGTTATTAATATTCCGTTTTCGATATTGTACGGAAAACCAGATAGAGTCACATTACTTAATTAACCCAATTAGTACATTATCAAGTAACTTATAAGAACTACTATGAACAGGCTTATATTCCATTGGCTGAATGTCAAAGCCAAAATTACTTGATTATTTCTTTAATAAGACTTTCCGTTATTACTTATCTTAGTAAACTAATCCATATAACTGTATGAGTATTGAACAAGAGAAACCAAAGGCGTGGTATGAGAATAAACACTTTTTACCAGTTGTCATTAAAGGGATTGTTATCCTTTGGCTTTTGAATATGATTGCTTTTATTAATATGGATAATACGACACGGGGAACGTTCGGAGATATGTTTGGGGTTGTTAACTCTTTATTTTCTGGTGGTGCTTTGGCAGGTATTATCTATACAATCCTATTACAACAAAAGGAAATGAGCACACAAAGTGCAGAGTTTAAAAAGCAAAGTGAGTTGATGGATAAACAGAACTTTGAAACAACGCTATTTAATATGCTTTATAGCTTCGAGGAAACTAAAAGAAACTTTGACGGTTCAATGAATAATGTAATGAATACTTTAATTGAAGAAGTATTAAAGAAAACAGAGGGTGTTACGGACGCTGATTTAGATACTTTTATGGACAATTTTACAAGGCATTTTGACATCCCATCTTATCAGAATTCACAATATGTATTCAAACAGTTTTGCTTGATATTGAACTTTATAAACTCTGCTAAGGTCGAGAACAAAGCCGTTTACTTTGATATAACACGGTCAAAGCTATATGCACGGGACATAAAAATATTATTTCATTTCTATCACTTTTACCCCGCAACTTATTATGCACCAATAAAGGACTTAAATGTATTTGATGATACTTTTATTAATGAATACTTTTTTCCTTCCCATATTGAGTTAGTAAAGAAATATTCCCTTCAAAAGTAAGCCTATACAACATTCCAAAATTATTATATTGATCCTTTATCCTCTCTTGCAAGGATAAATTAAATTCTTTAACCGCTTCTGGTATTTTTCCGAGTGATAAGCACTTAGAGGACTACCTGCGTTTATATAGAATAGGCAATTGTTCAGTATCTTCTTCAACTCATCTTTTCCTTTCATGATTCATAGGATCATTTTTATAAAAATGATTTTCAAACTTCTCCCTATATCCCATTTCCTTAATGATTCCTCTTTTAATTAAGATTTCCTTCAATTATTAGCCATTGTAATAATAGCACACTGCATATATTTTCATTGTGCAGTCGGTCGCACAGGTCTTTCAGTTGTCTTATTTGCTCTTTCATTATGATCATCCTTCTTCCAGTATCTACTTATTTATTTCGTCTAATACCATACTCTTTACTTTAATTCTTCCTACTTCCTTTAGGTTATTTATTTCATATTCAATAAGTACTTTCAGGTCGTAAACCCTTGCCTGTTTCGCTATCTGCATTTTTGTTTGCTCATCATCATCCGCAAGTAATTGGAACATTGAAGGACTTACTGATTAAATTATTAATCTTCACTGAGTACGGAATTTCAATAAGTAAATCATCAGCTTTAATAATATTCCCGTGTATCTTTATTGACCCTAACTAATAAAACTTGAATGATACCAAAAGCTGCTTGGAAGGAGTTAATAGATTATTTAACTGAAGTAACAACTAACCCTATGGACTTTGCACTTACAGGAAAAAGGCAAGATGCTGTGTTCGAAATTCGATATAGAGAAACTAAGTTTATTTTCAGTATACGCTGTGTAGTTGAGAATGTAGATACTTTTTACTTTCATACTGAGTATACTAGATTTCCAACATTGGAAATGAAACCCTTTACTTCCAATTTGGATATAAACAGATTAAAATTGATCTATCAAGATTGGCTAAGAAATATAAATGCTTTCTTGGACGATAATAATCAACCACTTATTAAGTTTAAAACAATATATGCTCCACCCTCAATAAGATTCTCAAAGAGTAAGAAAACTAATTTCAAATTGGCCGGGAGATCGTTTGAATACTCAACCACTGTGGTAAGGACTACTTTATCAACTTTATTTCTTTTGATTGTTAGCGCAATTGGTATTGCTTACAACCTTGGCAAAGATAACGGAGAATCTTCCACCGATATGGTAAAACAATTGAAGTTAGATAAGGAAAGTATTTCCGATAAATTAGACATTGCCAAAAGATCAATTGAAGTTAAAGACTCTTTAATAACTACTATGCAATTAGCCCAGAAGAATTTGAATTCTGTGATTCTTGAAAGGAATAAAACTATACATTCTCAAGATTCTATAAATGGAATTCTGAAGAATGCACTGAAGGAAAAGAGCAATAAGGTCAAGTGAAGGTTCTAAATCTTTAACTGACCTTCTTTGCATTGGTAATCATGAAAGTTCAGCTTAACTCTATTTGCCTCAATCGCTACATCCTTTGTTACTTGCTCAACTGTCCATCCGGGATTTAGATCAATTCCTTGCGACACATTCTTAGCATA
It contains:
- a CDS encoding CPBP family intramembrane metalloprotease — encoded protein: MAGILVEVIVSWILLWVVCKEHLPALGITPTRFRMIHLFGGLLVAAACCAAYEIMTTAFGNNQWILNSEITGSAILEGSRYTLVSVLYEELIFRGALLYIAIKKLGVTKACFLSASCFGIYHWFTFNTLGNPVMMVITFLMTGIAGLAWAFAFAKTGSMYLPMGLHLGWNLCNMVLFSSGSSVQSILVRANENKAQGVTSLFIFLFQVLALPLITYWYLKRGIGEKLR
- a CDS encoding serine hydrolase, with product MDIIKTVKILFPALLISAGSISQPTVRKELTKSFDNYILQHVKNNDFSGTVLIAKKDSILFQKAYGNASAKKLNTIDTRFRISSITKTFTAAIITQLVEEGLLTFKDTVTKFIPGYPNGNKITIEHLLRHRSGIPDYASFPDFAEKMKAPMKLSEMVNLFKDKPLDFPPGSANSYSNSGYTLLAYIAELVKNKKFELLLQDQILKPQGLLNTSIDHFADYEKAGSAAGYKIMHNRETEKVAPYFIENLIGSGFLSSTSHDIYKWTNQVFSSRVFDIRKALYGWASRNYFGYDLIEQSGRTDGFIAYTSYYLKDGLMIIYLGNIESYVFNRMKKDLAAIYYGKDYEEPEIRNTQKIGNSSKQKWVGKFQLDAATAFSIYESQNTLYFKYNNSKTAHELIPLKENGLFLRLYGVSLKLKDNLVYWVADGESKECKRIE
- a CDS encoding ATP-binding cassette domain-containing protein, which translates into the protein MNVLEFDSLHLEFGMRRVLSSIYMKCETGKITALLGRNGSGKSCLMKIVFGSMSAEHKSIRINGVPLIGNHLSKQLISYLPQGHFIPDFISIRKAFELFQVRTDVIQDSFADIQDLSTKKAGELSFGQLRLLEVCLMLYSPHPFCILDEPFSGMAPLQIEKLQTLIKAASIHKGILITDHLHEQVRSIADNVYVLSNGATHLIKEREELVRFGYLST